One Streptomyces sp. P9-A2 DNA window includes the following coding sequences:
- a CDS encoding tyrosinase family protein, with the protein MAYVRKDAGTLTAAERLRLVKALLEVKRRGEYDEFVRMHLAYYSSDGERGLRTAHMAPSFLPWHRRFLLDLEDALRRVDSAVTIPYWDWTRDRTTTSALWTADFLGGDGRRSDQQVMTGPFAYGQGNWTIEVGMTDGGFLTRDLGRRRDPIELPTTSDLEQALEDPVYDAGPWDSTVTRGFRNKLEGWSTGWGSPSWRNHNRVHRWVGGAMLGAASVNDPVFWLHHAFVDLQWYRWQRRHGGGARYLPAKPPGPDDEQHRRIVARHEKLPPWDVTPDELEDVGRIYRYA; encoded by the coding sequence ATGGCGTACGTGCGTAAGGACGCGGGCACGCTCACGGCGGCCGAGAGGCTACGGCTCGTCAAGGCGCTGCTGGAGGTCAAACGGCGGGGCGAGTACGACGAGTTCGTGCGGATGCACCTCGCGTACTACTCCTCCGACGGCGAGCGCGGACTGCGCACCGCGCACATGGCGCCCTCCTTCCTGCCCTGGCACCGCCGGTTCCTGCTCGACCTGGAGGACGCCCTGCGCCGGGTGGACTCGGCGGTGACCATTCCGTACTGGGACTGGACCCGTGACCGCACGACCACCTCCGCACTGTGGACGGCGGACTTCCTCGGCGGCGACGGGCGCCGGTCCGACCAGCAGGTGATGACGGGGCCGTTCGCGTACGGTCAGGGCAACTGGACCATCGAAGTGGGCATGACCGACGGGGGGTTCCTCACCCGGGACCTCGGCCGCCGCCGCGACCCGATCGAGCTGCCCACCACGAGCGACCTGGAGCAGGCGCTGGAGGATCCCGTCTACGACGCGGGGCCCTGGGACTCGACGGTCACGCGGGGTTTCCGCAACAAGCTGGAGGGCTGGAGCACCGGCTGGGGCAGCCCGTCCTGGCGCAACCACAACAGGGTGCACCGCTGGGTCGGCGGGGCCATGCTCGGTGCCGCCTCCGTCAACGACCCCGTCTTCTGGCTGCACCACGCCTTCGTCGATCTGCAGTGGTACCGCTGGCAGCGCCGGCACGGCGGCGGGGCCCGCTACCTCCCCGCGAAACCGCCGGGCCCCGACGACGAGCAGCACCGCCGGATCGTGGCACGGCACGAGAAGCTGCCGCCGTGGGACGTGACACCGGACGAGCTGGAGGACGTCGGCCGGATCTACCGGTACGCGTGA
- a CDS encoding pentapeptide repeat-containing protein, with protein MATSPTARQRLAALHRHAAVNREDFTGRNLASTRTSRLRFTRCLFIGADLRHATLDGCWFKFCDLSGADLRGASLREVSLAGCDLRGADLRDTDLTGARLGSVNTGMPPLGPTDVTGARFGGATLRNVQAEGVIGWPFGHDGNE; from the coding sequence ATGGCCACGTCACCGACCGCGAGACAGCGACTTGCCGCGCTTCACCGCCATGCGGCCGTGAACCGTGAGGACTTCACCGGCCGGAACCTTGCTTCCACCCGCACGTCGCGGCTGCGGTTCACCCGCTGCTTGTTCATCGGGGCAGATCTACGCCACGCCACTCTGGACGGGTGCTGGTTCAAGTTCTGCGACCTCAGTGGCGCAGACCTGCGCGGGGCTTCACTGCGCGAGGTCAGCCTGGCCGGATGCGATCTACGGGGTGCCGACCTGCGCGACACCGATCTGACCGGCGCCAGGCTCGGAAGTGTGAACACCGGTATGCCCCCGCTCGGGCCGACCGACGTCACCGGGGCCCGGTTCGGGGGAGCGACCCTGCGCAATGTCCAAGCGGAAGGCGTCATCGGCTGGCCATTCGGGCATGACGGGAACGAGTAG
- a CDS encoding alpha/beta fold hydrolase — protein MRTALTTPQGSLTTQRRGSASPPPEQVEERTLTFEGFTYGCRIVHQSAPRTAPLLLLGGSSQNRYSWQGHEKWLAPLCTVITVDLPGYGSADFLPSRYGIDFLAAAVQHMLVEIGMPPVNLFGGCFGEVVGLRFAQLHPESVRRIVFCGAAMRLPEIYTEAVPRLAQALERGEIEAAADGLVGLFMSNPGAGQVRRHAAVARLLHHQFMNQTPDELKKAVEHNTRLVTHGCYEPLPAPAVPALVFTGEYDTLCTPQMGRELAATIPAARFTTVKEADHLVTVERRQESSELIGRFCTDRPIDDLPYCTPVESPGAGLACATAQR, from the coding sequence ATGCGCACTGCCCTCACCACCCCCCAGGGTTCACTGACCACACAACGCCGCGGGTCCGCTTCCCCACCGCCGGAGCAGGTGGAGGAGCGGACCCTGACGTTCGAGGGCTTCACTTACGGGTGCCGGATCGTCCATCAGAGCGCTCCGCGCACGGCGCCGTTGCTGCTGCTAGGGGGCTCGTCCCAGAACCGGTATTCCTGGCAGGGGCACGAGAAGTGGCTGGCGCCGTTGTGCACAGTGATCACCGTGGATCTCCCCGGATACGGCAGTGCGGACTTCCTGCCCTCCCGCTACGGGATCGATTTCCTTGCCGCCGCGGTCCAGCACATGCTGGTGGAGATCGGGATGCCGCCGGTGAATCTCTTCGGAGGCTGCTTCGGTGAGGTCGTCGGCCTCCGCTTCGCGCAGCTGCATCCCGAGTCCGTCCGTCGCATCGTCTTCTGCGGCGCCGCGATGCGTCTTCCCGAGATCTACACCGAGGCGGTACCGCGTCTGGCGCAGGCGCTGGAACGGGGGGAGATCGAAGCGGCGGCCGACGGTCTGGTGGGGCTGTTCATGTCGAACCCGGGTGCCGGTCAGGTCCGCAGGCACGCGGCCGTCGCGCGCCTTCTGCATCACCAGTTCATGAACCAGACGCCGGACGAGCTCAAGAAGGCGGTCGAACACAACACGAGGCTGGTGACGCACGGCTGTTACGAGCCCCTGCCCGCCCCCGCCGTGCCCGCCCTGGTGTTCACGGGCGAGTACGACACCCTGTGCACACCGCAGATGGGCCGTGAGCTCGCCGCGACGATTCCGGCGGCGCGGTTCACGACGGTCAAGGAGGCGGACCATCTGGTCACGGTCGAGCGCAGGCAGGAGTCCTCGGAGCTGATCGGCCGCTTCTGTACCGACCGCCCCATCGACGACCTGCCGTACTGCACTCCCGTGGAGTCACCGGGTGCCGGCCTCGCCTGCGCGACGGCCCAGCGGTGA
- a CDS encoding chaplin, whose protein sequence is MSRIAKAACVALGTGVVALSGAGTALADAGAQGTAAHSPGVLSGNLVQAPVHVPVNACGNTVNVIGALNPAFGNTCVNEDGQHHKNHKNHKSAYGN, encoded by the coding sequence ATGTCGCGCATCGCGAAGGCTGCCTGCGTCGCACTCGGCACGGGTGTCGTGGCCCTGAGCGGGGCCGGTACGGCTCTGGCGGACGCGGGTGCCCAGGGCACCGCCGCCCACTCCCCGGGCGTCCTGTCGGGCAACCTGGTCCAGGCCCCGGTCCACGTGCCGGTCAACGCGTGCGGGAACACCGTCAACGTCATCGGCGCGCTGAACCCGGCGTTCGGCAACACCTGCGTGAACGAGGACGGTCAGCACCACAAGAACCACAAGAACCACAAGAGCGCTTACGGGAACTGA
- a CDS encoding O-antigen ligase family protein, with protein MSLAPAPLLRRAAHLVPVLPLVALPALLALPLTYDGAGPADVVSGLVVVYCVIRLLRERRRPLSPAAAVVLGLPVVGLALAAMGASSPEAGFTGLGRYLQVFVLVPAAVLILVRDRTDFRVLAWSFVGLALWQGAVGVHQYVTGTGASYQGEGVRAVGTFGAHDVMGMATAVSLGLVCAVGIALGRTVVWQRVTATGCAAALLLPLALSFSRGAWIATALTCAVQLALTGPRRALKVALAVAAAGVVLTGGFGIGTAQLQERIDSIAQVGDTPDQSVVDRYALWASAGGMWREQPLTGVGLKGFPEYRDGHATLALSSGSDIGGAGTEYRKQALLSPHSMYLLVLSEQGLIGLLALTGGWLALLVGGGRRLLRVRSREPGPGDGPGPGRGPELDCGLVACGLLLWLLTDFVYGDIGGPSTMLTALSLGLAAWWALAGGERVDAVPRGAVPERVEGAAAR; from the coding sequence GTGAGTCTCGCTCCCGCACCGCTCCTACGCCGGGCCGCCCACCTGGTGCCGGTGCTGCCCCTGGTGGCGTTGCCCGCCCTGCTGGCCCTGCCGCTGACGTACGACGGAGCGGGGCCCGCGGACGTGGTCTCCGGGCTGGTGGTGGTGTACTGCGTGATCCGCCTGCTGCGCGAGCGGCGGCGTCCGCTGTCGCCCGCCGCGGCCGTGGTGCTGGGCCTGCCGGTCGTGGGGCTCGCGCTCGCCGCGATGGGGGCGTCCTCGCCGGAGGCCGGGTTCACCGGCCTGGGCCGCTATCTGCAGGTCTTCGTGCTCGTCCCGGCGGCCGTGCTCATCCTGGTCCGTGACCGCACCGACTTCCGGGTGCTGGCCTGGTCGTTCGTGGGACTCGCGCTATGGCAGGGAGCCGTCGGCGTGCATCAGTACGTCACCGGGACCGGCGCCTCCTACCAGGGCGAGGGCGTCCGGGCGGTCGGCACCTTCGGCGCCCATGACGTGATGGGCATGGCGACGGCGGTCTCCCTCGGCCTGGTGTGCGCGGTCGGGATCGCGCTGGGCCGGACGGTCGTGTGGCAGCGGGTGACGGCCACCGGATGCGCTGCGGCCCTGCTGCTGCCGCTCGCCCTCTCCTTCAGCCGGGGTGCCTGGATCGCGACCGCCCTGACGTGCGCCGTGCAGTTGGCCCTGACCGGGCCGCGGCGCGCGCTGAAGGTGGCCCTGGCCGTGGCCGCCGCAGGCGTGGTCCTGACCGGCGGGTTCGGCATCGGGACGGCCCAGTTGCAGGAGCGGATCGACAGCATCGCGCAGGTCGGCGACACCCCCGACCAGTCGGTCGTGGACCGGTACGCCCTGTGGGCGTCCGCCGGCGGCATGTGGCGCGAGCAGCCGCTGACGGGCGTGGGTCTGAAGGGCTTCCCCGAGTACCGCGACGGGCACGCCACCCTGGCGCTGTCCTCGGGCAGTGACATCGGGGGCGCGGGGACGGAGTACCGGAAGCAGGCGCTGCTCTCGCCGCACAGCATGTACCTGCTGGTGCTGAGCGAGCAGGGCCTGATCGGGCTGCTCGCACTCACCGGCGGCTGGCTGGCGCTGCTGGTGGGCGGGGGACGGAGGCTGCTGCGCGTCCGCAGCCGCGAGCCAGGACCCGGCGACGGACCGGGACCCGGCCGCGGACCGGAACTCGACTGTGGGCTCGTCGCCTGCGGGCTGCTGCTCTGGCTGCTGACCGACTTCGTGTACGGCGACATCGGCGGCCCCTCGACGATGCTGACCGCCCTGAGCCTGGGGCTCGCGGCGTGGTGGGCGCTGGCCGGCGGCGAGCGGGTGGACGCCGTGCCGCGGGGCGCGGTACCGGAGCGTGTCGAGGGAGCCGCGGCGCGATGA
- a CDS encoding exopolysaccharide biosynthesis polyprenyl glycosylphosphotransferase: MTAERTMTSPGVPPGDHGSSSVSVMPPRDTAGGLRLSGPRPSARPPSPVPLFLTDAAAALLGVLALSGTQRHSLLVALLTAASLLLRPRGGRSPGPGLLEELPAVCGRVAVAWLASAALWAAYRPEHALSAGTVLTGLVLQSAAGCALRAAVRGRRRAALRRHPHAALVIGPAATAQRVAAALLRHPRCGVRPVGVVAEQPDGVQGLPVLRTGAEVERAVIQNGVRAVLAVHPSVRAGQGPLLRALAEAGCVIWEVDADSPSYPAKERLAGFPCRLLDLSPARRGSAGKRMLDILVSGALLLLAGPLLLVCALTLRIVDGPGVVFRQERIGRGGEPFTLLKFRTHRPVDAHESATRWSVADENEMRRFCRMLRRTSLDELLQLWNVLRGDMSLVGPRPERPYFVSQFSRTHPGYAARHRMRAGITGLAQVHGLRGDTSIEDRCRFDNVYIDDWSLWQDICILLRTAVTLVRPTGS; the protein is encoded by the coding sequence GTGACCGCCGAACGCACCATGACCTCCCCCGGCGTGCCGCCGGGGGACCACGGTTCCTCGTCCGTCTCCGTCATGCCGCCGCGCGACACCGCCGGCGGTCTGCGGCTGTCCGGCCCGCGTCCTTCGGCGCGGCCGCCTTCGCCCGTACCGCTGTTTCTCACGGACGCCGCCGCGGCCCTGCTGGGTGTGCTGGCGCTGTCCGGCACCCAGCGGCACTCCCTGCTCGTCGCCCTGTTGACCGCCGCGTCGCTGCTGCTGCGCCCTCGCGGCGGCCGGTCGCCGGGGCCGGGGCTGCTGGAGGAACTGCCCGCCGTGTGCGGGCGGGTCGCGGTGGCCTGGCTGGCGTCCGCGGCGCTCTGGGCGGCGTACCGGCCGGAGCACGCGTTGTCCGCCGGCACCGTGCTGACGGGCCTCGTCCTGCAGTCGGCGGCCGGCTGTGCGCTGCGCGCGGCCGTGCGCGGGCGGCGGCGCGCCGCGCTGCGGCGCCATCCGCACGCGGCGCTCGTCATCGGCCCGGCGGCGACCGCGCAGCGCGTGGCCGCCGCCCTGCTGCGCCACCCGCGGTGCGGTGTGCGGCCGGTGGGGGTCGTCGCCGAGCAGCCGGACGGCGTCCAGGGCCTGCCGGTGCTGCGCACCGGTGCGGAGGTCGAGCGGGCGGTCATCCAGAACGGGGTGCGGGCCGTGCTGGCCGTTCATCCCTCCGTACGCGCCGGACAGGGCCCGCTCCTGCGCGCGCTGGCCGAGGCCGGCTGCGTGATCTGGGAGGTCGACGCCGATTCCCCGTCGTACCCGGCGAAGGAACGACTGGCCGGTTTCCCGTGCCGTCTCCTGGACCTGTCACCGGCGCGCCGCGGCAGCGCGGGCAAGCGCATGCTCGACATCCTCGTGTCGGGGGCGCTGCTGCTGCTGGCCGGTCCGCTGCTGCTGGTGTGCGCGCTGACGCTGCGGATCGTCGACGGGCCGGGCGTGGTGTTCCGACAGGAGCGCATCGGCAGGGGCGGAGAGCCGTTCACACTGCTGAAATTCCGTACGCACCGGCCGGTCGACGCGCACGAGTCGGCGACCCGGTGGAGCGTGGCCGACGAGAACGAGATGCGCCGGTTCTGCCGCATGCTGCGGCGCACCTCGCTCGACGAACTGCTCCAGTTGTGGAACGTGCTCCGCGGCGACATGAGCCTGGTCGGGCCGCGCCCCGAACGCCCTTATTTCGTCTCCCAGTTCAGCCGGACCCACCCGGGTTACGCGGCCCGGCACCGGATGCGGGCCGGCATCACCGGCCTCGCCCAGGTCCACGGCCTGCGCGGCGACACCTCGATCGAGGACCGCTGCCGGTTCGACAACGTCTACATCGACGACTGGTCGCTGTGGCAGGACATCTGCATCCTGCTGCGCACCGCGGTCACGCTGGTCCGTCCGACGGGGAGCTGA
- a CDS encoding tyrosinase family oxidase copper chaperone translates to MVVPIGSAPVGAEDAVPRPAPPGPAGRTRRDVARGLRAGALAGVLAPVLAAFRSPRPGPAETDPPGDTASAFERTYRGRRIRGVWVPGRTAAEDGRWHVTVDGRPLHLMRRADGGWLSTVDHYFSHRTPLEAACAAVDTLGPGERLSDAASEPGGAGHAHGEGRHGVRA, encoded by the coding sequence ATGGTCGTTCCCATTGGCTCAGCACCCGTGGGTGCCGAGGACGCGGTGCCGCGCCCGGCGCCGCCCGGACCGGCGGGCAGAACACGGCGGGACGTGGCACGAGGCCTGCGGGCCGGTGCCCTCGCCGGCGTCCTGGCCCCGGTGCTCGCCGCCTTCCGGTCTCCGCGCCCCGGGCCCGCGGAAACGGACCCCCCGGGCGACACCGCCTCCGCCTTCGAGCGGACCTACCGCGGCCGCCGCATCCGAGGGGTGTGGGTGCCGGGGCGCACCGCGGCCGAGGACGGCCGGTGGCACGTCACGGTGGACGGCCGCCCCCTGCATCTGATGCGCCGCGCCGACGGCGGCTGGCTGAGCACGGTCGACCACTACTTCTCCCACCGGACGCCGCTAGAGGCCGCCTGCGCGGCCGTCGACACGCTCGGCCCCGGCGAGCGGCTGAGCGATGCGGCGTCGGAGCCGGGAGGTGCGGGACACGCGCACGGGGAGGGCCGGCATGGCGTACGTGCGTAA
- a CDS encoding DUF3344 domain-containing protein: MRQSLGQLLRPATVGVLALVAMWAPCGSPAAAPAAPPAPEASSLAFDQRYHALQHGGIVRAANSSATCRTAQASSCADVQAGAQAVNGDFDMFYVDVDRDPNTYNSSRSEVRLPSGSQVTYARLYWGGNLRVGEQKPAEDNGRVLIAEPGGDYKELLADTVVGHDVADGADAFQASADVTGLVRDSGPGPYTVAQVNVAAGRSAAGAWGGWTLVVAYENPAEPLRHLSLWDGFAPLQSRTGPEVRLSGLDLAAGAEGQVGLVAYNGDRGTTGDSLTVTTGTPASTATLSDSANPAGDVLNSTISGPAGAAPARVPAYANTLGYDSDVFTLGRGLLHADDRMSLRLSSQRDAAWAGVLFTALDARR; this comes from the coding sequence ATGCGCCAATCCCTGGGTCAGTTGCTTCGCCCTGCCACGGTGGGTGTCCTCGCTCTTGTCGCGATGTGGGCACCCTGCGGCTCCCCCGCCGCTGCTCCGGCCGCGCCGCCCGCGCCGGAAGCGAGCAGTCTCGCGTTCGACCAGCGGTATCACGCGCTCCAGCACGGCGGCATCGTGCGCGCGGCCAACTCCTCCGCCACCTGCCGTACGGCCCAGGCCTCCTCGTGCGCGGACGTGCAGGCGGGCGCGCAGGCGGTGAACGGCGACTTCGACATGTTCTACGTCGACGTCGACCGCGACCCGAACACCTACAACTCCTCCCGTTCGGAGGTCCGCCTGCCCTCCGGCTCGCAGGTGACGTACGCGCGCCTGTACTGGGGCGGCAACCTGCGCGTGGGCGAACAGAAGCCCGCGGAGGACAACGGGCGGGTCCTGATCGCCGAACCGGGCGGGGACTACAAGGAGCTCCTCGCGGACACCGTCGTCGGACACGACGTGGCGGACGGCGCGGACGCCTTCCAGGCCTCGGCGGACGTGACCGGGCTGGTGCGGGACAGCGGGCCGGGCCCGTACACCGTGGCGCAGGTCAACGTGGCCGCCGGCCGGTCGGCGGCCGGCGCGTGGGGCGGCTGGACCCTGGTGGTGGCGTACGAGAACCCGGCGGAGCCGCTGCGGCACCTCTCCCTCTGGGACGGCTTCGCGCCGCTGCAGTCCCGCACGGGACCCGAGGTCCGGCTCAGCGGCCTGGACCTCGCCGCGGGCGCGGAGGGCCAGGTGGGACTGGTCGCGTACAACGGCGACCGCGGCACCACGGGCGACTCGCTCACCGTGACCACCGGCACGCCCGCTTCCACCGCGACGCTCTCCGACTCCGCCAACCCCGCCGGCGACGTCCTCAACTCCACCATCAGCGGGCCCGCCGGGGCGGCCCCGGCGCGGGTGCCGGCGTACGCCAACACCCTCGGCTACGACTCCGACGTGTTCACCCTCGGACGCGGTCTGCTGCACGCCGACGACCGGATGAGCCTCCGGCTCTCGTCCCAGCGGGACGCGGCCTGGGCCGGCGTGCTCTTCACTGCCCTCGACGCCCGGCGATGA
- a CDS encoding DUF1963 domain-containing protein has product MSYTDEFRVFARRHGVSDDSITRIMWMMQPSVHLRILDPSEVGPDDLVVGHTGGLPELPEDVPWDGDVYVAGLDLAAIPEQPLDLGLPREGQLLFFTNRGYDDEEPAPVVHVPAGTVTAVRPAPSGAYSEDPSDTWTTDVLERRVLVCRTTGTSWDVLDWLWDPDDDFAEAEGRMPDLEGADVEDEARPLLAAFTEYAERVGTVPFVHRTCGLRGVELNPQYYRADYATDFLKKGEEAVVVCRDEPERFDELYAEALRNAVSEQEGGPWLNLLEFGEDAVFHTGDGEVGWLINRDDLLAGRFDDVVQSYHC; this is encoded by the coding sequence ATGTCATACACCGATGAGTTCCGGGTCTTCGCCCGTCGGCACGGCGTCTCCGACGACTCCATCACGCGCATCATGTGGATGATGCAGCCGTCCGTCCACCTGCGCATCCTTGATCCGTCCGAGGTCGGCCCCGACGATCTCGTGGTGGGTCACACCGGCGGGCTGCCGGAACTGCCCGAGGATGTCCCGTGGGACGGGGACGTCTACGTGGCCGGTCTCGACCTGGCCGCGATACCGGAGCAGCCGCTGGACCTCGGGCTCCCCCGCGAAGGGCAGTTGCTGTTCTTCACGAACCGCGGCTACGACGACGAAGAACCCGCGCCGGTCGTCCACGTACCGGCGGGAACCGTGACAGCCGTACGCCCCGCGCCCTCGGGCGCGTACTCCGAGGACCCCTCCGACACGTGGACGACGGACGTCCTCGAACGGCGGGTGCTGGTGTGCCGCACCACCGGCACGTCGTGGGACGTCCTCGACTGGCTGTGGGATCCCGACGACGACTTCGCCGAGGCGGAGGGCCGTATGCCGGACCTCGAGGGAGCGGACGTGGAGGACGAGGCCCGTCCGCTGCTGGCCGCGTTCACGGAGTACGCCGAGCGGGTCGGGACCGTTCCGTTCGTACACCGGACCTGCGGACTGCGCGGGGTGGAATTGAACCCCCAGTACTACCGGGCCGACTACGCAACGGACTTCCTGAAGAAGGGGGAGGAGGCCGTGGTCGTCTGCAGGGACGAACCGGAGCGGTTCGACGAGCTGTACGCCGAGGCCCTGCGGAACGCCGTCTCCGAGCAGGAGGGCGGACCGTGGCTGAACCTCCTGGAGTTCGGCGAGGACGCCGTCTTCCACACCGGGGACGGCGAAGTGGGCTGGCTCATCAACCGTGACGACCTTCTGGCGGGGCGTTTCGACGACGTCGTGCAGTCGTACCACTGCTGA
- a CDS encoding glycosyltransferase family 4 protein: MNTPLPVPSSVTNEESGRTDLPPSDRRPRVLHLTQPVEGGVARVVTDLVRTQVADGLDVTAVCPDSALALHLGTLGAQVRSWRSTRSPGPSLVREVRHLTRVIDEVRPDLVHAHSAKAGLAGRLAVRGRIPTVFQPHAWSFEAVGGVTATLALGWERWGARWATRVVCVSEAERATGMHAGISGRWTVVPNGIDPERFCPAGTATARAGLALLAALHPAAPLVVCVGRLCRQKGQDVLLRAWDAVVQRVPAAHLVLVGDGPDHDRLRARAPESVLFAGAVPDASLWYQAADLVVLPSRWEGMALAPLEAMACGRPVVVTDVDGARESLPPSFASRCLVPPENPRALAEALSGLLLDPPLCESLGDLGRRHVLSVHDVRHTAEQVADVYRDLLGTWPSRGRACPSRAVERDEARGAEQGQPLDAGCRAEAADRTAQRVDPTKYRETIHS, from the coding sequence ATGAACACGCCGCTCCCCGTCCCGAGCTCCGTCACGAACGAGGAATCCGGACGCACGGACCTGCCCCCCTCCGACCGCCGGCCACGGGTACTGCACCTCACCCAGCCGGTGGAAGGCGGGGTCGCGCGCGTGGTGACGGACCTGGTCCGTACGCAGGTCGCGGACGGCCTGGACGTCACCGCGGTCTGCCCCGACAGCGCACTCGCCCTCCACCTGGGGACGCTCGGCGCGCAGGTACGGAGCTGGCGGTCGACGCGGTCGCCCGGCCCGTCGCTCGTGCGGGAGGTACGGCACCTCACGCGGGTGATCGACGAGGTGCGCCCCGACCTGGTGCACGCGCACAGCGCGAAGGCCGGGCTCGCCGGGCGGCTCGCGGTGCGCGGGCGGATTCCGACGGTCTTCCAGCCGCACGCCTGGTCGTTCGAGGCGGTGGGCGGGGTCACCGCGACGCTCGCGCTCGGATGGGAGCGATGGGGGGCGCGCTGGGCCACGCGGGTGGTGTGCGTGAGCGAGGCGGAACGGGCGACCGGCATGCACGCCGGGATTTCCGGACGGTGGACCGTCGTCCCCAACGGCATCGACCCCGAACGCTTCTGCCCGGCCGGCACCGCCACCGCGCGGGCCGGGCTCGCCCTGCTCGCCGCCCTCCACCCCGCGGCGCCGCTCGTGGTCTGTGTGGGGCGGCTCTGCCGGCAGAAGGGGCAGGACGTCCTGCTGCGGGCGTGGGACGCCGTCGTGCAGCGGGTGCCCGCCGCGCACCTCGTCCTGGTGGGCGACGGGCCGGACCACGACCGGCTGCGCGCCCGGGCCCCGGAGTCCGTGCTGTTCGCGGGAGCCGTCCCCGACGCCTCGCTCTGGTACCAGGCCGCCGATCTCGTCGTCCTGCCGTCCCGTTGGGAGGGCATGGCCCTCGCCCCGCTGGAGGCGATGGCCTGCGGACGTCCCGTGGTGGTCACCGACGTCGACGGCGCTCGCGAGAGCCTGCCGCCGTCCTTCGCCTCCCGTTGTCTGGTACCGCCGGAGAACCCGAGGGCTCTGGCCGAGGCCCTGTCCGGGCTGCTGCTCGACCCGCCGCTGTGTGAGTCGCTCGGCGACCTGGGCCGTCGGCACGTGCTGTCCGTCCACGACGTACGGCACACCGCCGAACAGGTCGCCGACGTCTACCGCGACCTGCTCGGCACCTGGCCCTCCAGAGGGAGGGCGTGTCCGTCCCGGGCCGTCGAGCGTGACGAGGCCCGCGGCGCCGAGCAGGGGCAGCCGCTCGACGCGGGCTGCCGTGCCGAGGCGGCCGACCGGACCGCGCAGCGCGTCGATCCCACCAAGTACAGGGAGACCATCCACTCGTGA